TGACGCCGCTGCCGGAGACGCTCTTGTCGAGCCGCCACAGGGTGTTGCCGCCGAGCGGCACGTCGGCGCTGATGGTCCAGTCCTGCAGGTAGCGCGACCGGTAGTGGAACACGCGCCCGATGCGGCCCTCGTCCACGATCTGCCTGGCCAGGGCGATGGCCGGCACGCGCCGGTAGTTGAACCACACCATGTTGGGCTTGCCGCTCGCCGCCACCGCGTCCACCAGCCGTTGCCCTTCCTCGGCGTTCATCGCCAAGGGCTTCTCGCAGGCGATGATCTTTCCCGCCGCCGCCGCAGCGGAAGCGATCTCCAGGTGCATGTTGTTGGGGGCGCAGATGTCGACCACGTCGATGTCGGGCCGCTCCACCACCCGGCGCCAGTCGGTGTCGGTCTCCTGCCAGCCCCAGTTGGCGGCGAACGCGTCGAGCTGGTCCGCTTGGCGTGCGCTCGCGACCTTCATCACCGGCCGGTAGTCGAGGTCGAAAAAGTTGTTCACCTTGCGGTAGGCGTTGGAGTGGGCGCGGCCCATGAAGCCGTAGCCGATGATGGCGACGTTGAGCTGTTTCATCGTGCCCCCGCTCACAGCGATCCCGCCAGCTTGTGCAGGTACGGCACCGCGGCCCGGGCCGCCTCCGGGCCGGACGGGTTGAAGCAGAAGTCCACGCACCACCACGACATGTCGGCGAGGCGCGGCTTCAGTGCCTCCAGGGTGGCGGGGAAATCGACGTAGCCCTCGCCGAACGCGATGTGGGTGCTGGTGTCGTCGTCGTGCAACTCGCCGTCGGAGTCGATCACGTGCAGGTGGCCCATGCGGTCGCGGATCATGGCCGCGTACTCGGCGGTACCGCCGGCCAGCTTCTCCGCGGCACCGGTGTGGCGCGAGGCCACCACCGCGCCCATGTAGGCGTGGCTGGTATCGAACAGCAGCTTGAAGCGGGCGTGATCCACCTCGTCGTGCAGGCGCACCACCTCGCTCGGCTTGTTGAGCCAGAAGCCCGGCTCGAACTCCCACATCAGGGTGACGCCGTGCTCGTCGGCGGCGGCGGCCGCCGCGCGCAGGCACTGCACGGCGTTGGCGAACCGCCTGTCGTACTCGGCGGCGTCCAGCTCGTCCGGCGGGCTTGCCGTATCCATGCGCAGGGCGCCGATGCCGGCGTTGGTGCAGAACTGCAGGTAGGGGCGCAGCGCGTCGATCAGTTGGTCCGGACTGGCGATGGCCGGCGCGGCCGCGGCCATGTCGGGGAAGTGGCCGTTGACCGCGTAGCCCGAAACGCCGAGCCCCTTGTCCGCGAGGCGGGCCATCAGCTCCCGGCACTTGGCCGGGGTGTCGTAGTGATCGGGGTTCGGGTGCGGCGCCTGGGCGTTGATTTCCACGCCGTCGTAGCCGTTGTCGGCGCTGAAGTCGACGAAGCGATCCCACGACCAGGGGTCCGATTCGAACGGGCCGAACGAGAAGGCCCAGCTTCCGAGCGAGATTTTCGGGGTATCCATGGCCCCGATTGTGCCGTAAGTCAGGCGGTCGCGGCAACGCCAAAGAATTCCTCCCGGTGGTGCCGCACAATGCCCTGTACAGGCGTCTCGCCCGTACACACTATCGCAGACGTCGCGGTGGTCGAGCTTGATCGCACCGGCAATGTTCGGGTGAGGATCGATGCCGAGTGGGATCAATGGGAATTACCTTGTGCGGACATGAGAGCACAAACGTTGCATGCCCTTGTCCGATCTCCCGGGTAGTCCAGCTTTCAATTCGCTATGTCGGCGTAGTGAGTGCTTCTCACGGGTTAGGTTGCAAGTAGAAACTTGGTAGATTTCCGTCGATCTCAAGGATGTCAACGTCTGGTATATTGACGAGATCATCAATCATCTCAGGTGTACCTCCAATGATGCCGGATGTCCAATCAGTGTCAACACGATAGCACCATGAACGTGAATGTGGCCAAGCAATGTCTTGTTGATATCCGCCTCCGCGACCGCCCTTTTCGCGAACCCGAAATCGGCCAAAGTCATCGTAGGTTCCCGACCACACGTAATATCCCCGAAACGGATTTTCAAAATGGAGAGGGCTTCCTAATCTTGACTCAGTTAGGCCGTACCCGTTCCAAATACCATAAAACACGCTCTCCGAATTGTCGTAACGACGGAGTACAGACCCGATGCATGTCAGCCAACGGGAAGGGACATCGGGTGCGAATGAGTTGAGTTCATCCCTCTCGGAGACATTGAGGGAACAACGGGAATTCCCAACTACCGTAGAATGTAGTTCTTCCCATTTCGTCGTCGCGGAGAACTTAGTTCCAAACATTGATGCGATTTCGCTCCACCGGTAGTCCTTAAGGGGATCGTAATCTTGACGGGTCTTTGGATCGTGAAGCGCAAGGCTGACCGGCGGAAATATGCGTCCGTAGGCGGAGAATCGCTTAGGCAACTCGTCTGCGATACAAAGTGCATCACTATGTAGTCGTTGCAGCCAAGAAGCGATTTGGTCGTGGTGTCTTTGCATCAATCAACACCTTCCAGTACGAACCGTTCGGCCGTAAGCGATCATCTTGCTCCTTACACCGTGACATGATAAGAACGCAGAGACAGGACGCATGCGGGAGTCTATGGCCGTGGTGTTTCCTCAACGACTGGTTGGAGCATGGTATCATCTTCACACAATACGACGGTATGGTGGAAGGGGCGGACGCAGGGTGGATGTTCATGGTATTGGGCCGAAAGTAATTCGTTATCTCATCGACGCCCAGGGTTGCCGCCGCTGCAGGGAGGTAGGGCGAGCGGGCTTGTGATGGACTGTGATGAGCCGGAAGTAGCTCGAAGCGGTGGGGTGGTGTTGACAGCGGATAGCGGCCATGCCACGTTGCCGGCGGATGGAAAGGCCGGACAAGCAACCGGAGTGGCTGGTCGACGAGGCGTGGGATGACGGGCTGCGCTACACCGAGGAGTGGGTCGCGCCGAAGCGCAGTTTTCCGTCGCGGCGGTGCGCGTTGTGGGCCGGCGACGGGGACGAGCCGGCCAGCACGCTGGTGCTGCTCGGCATGCAGGTGCGCTTCGGTGCGCTGGCCGTGCCGGTGGAGGGTTACGCCGCGGTCAACACGGCTCCGGAGCAGCGGCGACGCGGCTACATGGAGCGTCTGTTCCGCCGCTCCCTGCGCAGCGCCGGAGCGCGGGTCAGCGTCGTCTGCCTGTACGGCATCGCCGACTTCTACCCGCGCTACGGGTTCGTCACCTGTCAGCGGGGAGCGGAGTGGCGCGTCTCGCTGTACGACACGCGGCGGCTGCCGGCGGTGACGGAGGGCACGCTGCGGACCGGCACGCTGTCCGACCTGCCGGCGATGCGCGCGCTGTACAACGACGTGCATGGGCGGCGGCCCTGGACCGTGGCGCGGGCCGATGACTGGGACCGCCTTCCGCGCGCCCGCCCCTGGAGACCCGGCGCCGAGATCTGCCTTGCCGCCCGCGGCGATGCCCTGACCGGGTACGCGGTGATCCGGGAGGAGGCGTTCGGCTGGCGCCGCGATCACCTGCAGCTCGACGAGGTGGTGGCGCGCGACCTGGACACGGCGCGGCTGCTGCTCGCCGAGGCGGCGCGGCGCGCGCGGCAGCTCGACTACGAGCGCATCGTGTTTCACGAGCCGAGCGACTCCGCGGTGGCGCACGCTGCGCGTGCCATCGGCTGCGAGGTGGTGTACCGCCATTACGCTGCCGGGGGCGGCATGGCCGCGCTGCTCGACCGTGCGCGGTTCCTCGATGAGTTGCGGCCCGAGCTGGCGCGCCGGGCGGCGGCGGCGCGGGTCAGCGAGGCGGCGCAGCTTCCCGCCCTGGCGGCACTGCGCGGCGGCGTACTGCTCCCGGGCGACGGTGACCTGTTGCAGCTCGCCTTCGGGTACGAGCGCTTCGACCAGGTGCCGGAGGAGCGCCGCGGGAGTGATCCGGGGCTGTGGGAGGTGGCGCAGGCCTGGTTCCCCGGCGGCGGCACACGGGTGCTGGAGGAGCCGTTCGCCCACCTCCTGGACGACTACTGATGAACCGGCGGCTCGGCGCGGCATGGCGGGCTTGATCTGGGGCGTCGCCCTTGCCCTGGCGGTAGGTGCGATCATGGGGCTGAGCGGCGCCGGCGGCTCGATCCTGACGGTGCCGATCCTGGTTTACGTGGTGGGAGTCGACGCGGTCACCGCCACCGCCTACTCGCTGTTCGTGGTGGGCGTGACCAGTACGGTGGGTGCCGCCAGCTACTGGCGGCGCGGGCTGGTGAACGTGCGCGCCGCGGTGGCGTTCTCGATCCCGTCGCTGGTGGTGGTGTTCTTTACCCGCAGCGTCCTGGTGCCGGCCATTCCGGCGCAGCTCGGTACGGTGGCTGGGATGGCGGTCAGCAAGGATCTGTTCATCCTGGTCCTGTTCGCGGTGATCATGGCGCTCGCCGCCCTGTCGATGATCGCCAAGCCGCGCTACCGGCTCAGCCTCACCGAACCACCGGGCCCGGCGGGCGAGCCCCGCGCAGCGGGTTCCCGGGTCGCCCGCGTCACGGAGGGAACTCGCCCACTCACCGGTCACGGCGTCGACGGCGACGGCGACGGCGGGTCCCGGTCAGGTCCGCCCGCGTCACGGTCCACGTCCGCGGCGCCAACAGGCACGGGTTGGGACGGGACCGCCGTCCCGCGTAGCGCGGGAGCCGCGGAGGCCGCCGCGACTCGAGACGCCAGGCGCGCCGGGGCCAAGGCCGAAGCCGGCCGCGCAACCGAGCCCCGTACCGCTCCCGGCCAAGGGCCGGCCGGCACGGGGCCGACCGGCCCGGTCAAGGTGAGCGTCCCACTGGCCGCGCTGGAGGGCACCGTGATCGGCGTGTTCACGGGTGTGGTGGGGGCGGGCGGCGGGTTCGCCATCGTGCCGGCGCTGGTGGTGCTGTCCCGGCTGCCGATGCGGGTGGCGGTCGGCACCTCGCTGACCATCATCGCCGCCAAGTCGCTGGCCGGGTTCGCCGGCGACGTGGCGCTGCAGGGCGACTTCGACTGGGGCCTGCTGCTCGCCTTTACCGCCCTGGCGGTAGTGGGGATCCTGGCCGGCAGCCGGCTCGGCCGCCACGTGCCGGGCGCCAGGCTGCGTCCGGCGTTCGGCTGGTTCGTGCTGGTGGCGGCGGCGGGAATCCTGGTGCGCGAACTGCTGCTCGGTTGAGCGCAGGCCAACCGAGCCAGCCGAACCGGCCGCGCGCTGACGCCCCTACTGGACGCCCTTGAGGTTCAGCTCCTTGGCGAAGTGGCACGCCGCGTAGTGGCCCGGCTCTACCTCCTGCCACTCCGGCTCCACCTTCTTGCACTCGTCCTTGGCGTACAGGCAGCGCGGGTGGAAATAGCAGCCTGACGGCGGGTTGGCCGGGTTGGCCACCTCGCCCGGCAGGATGATGCGGTCCATCTTCGTCTCCGGATCGGGCTGCGGCACCGCCGACAGCAGCGCCTCGGTGTACGGATGCTTCGGATTGCTGAACAGGTCGTCGGTCTCGGCCAGCTCCACCATCTTGCCCACGTACATCACGCCCACGCGGTCGGAGATGTGCTCGATCACGCTCAGGTCGTGCGCGATGAACAGGTAGGTGAGGTTGAACTCGGCCTGCAGGTCCTGCAGCAGGTTCAGGATCTGCGCCTGGATCGATACGTCCAGCGCCGACACCGCCTCGTCGCACACGATGAACTCGGGCCGCGGCGCCAGCGCGCGGGCGATGCCGATGCGCTGCCGCTGGCCGCCGGAGAAAGCGTGCGGGTAACGCTTCAGGTGCTTGACCTCCAGCCCGACGACGCGCATCAGGTCCTTGACCCGGTCCTCCAGTTCCTGACCCTTGGCGAGCTGGTTGGACACCAGCGGTTCGGCGACGATGTCCAGCACCGTCATGCGCGGGTCGAGCGACGAGTAGGGATCCTGAAAGATCATCTGCATGTGCCGGCGGATGGCGCGCAGCCGCTTCTTGTCGAGTTGGGTGATGTCGATGCTCTCGTCGTCGGCGCTGAACTGGAAGTTGATGCTGCCGTCGGTGGGCTCGATGGCGCGCAGGATGCAGCGCCCCAAGGTGGTCTTGCCGCAGCCCGACTCGCCCACCAGGCCGAGCGTCTCGCCCTCGTTGATGTACAGGTTGATGCGGTCCACCGCCTTGACGTGTCCCGCCACGCGGCGCAGAAAGCCCTTCTCGATGGGAAAGTACTTGCGGAGTTGATCGACCTCCAGCAGCGTGCGCTTGCCGTTGCTGCCGTTTCCGTTGCTTGCGTTGCTCATGCTCTTGCTCCTGCCAATTCAGCTTCTGCGTCTGCTTCTATTTCATCGCTGTGCAGATAACAGCGTACCCGGTGTGCCTCGTTGGCCTGGATCAGCGCCGGGATGTCGGCGTTGCACTTGCCGTCCATCGCGTCCGGGCAACGGCTGAAGAAGCCGCACTCGCGCGGGGGATCGAGCGGGATGGGAACGGTTCCCTTGATGGCGTCGAGCCGCACCTTGGAATCCTTGCCCATGCGCGGGATCGACTTCAGCAGCAGTCGGGTGTAGGGGTGCAGCGGGTTGCGGAAGATCTCCCTGGTGTCGGCGTGCTCCACCACCCGCCCGAGGTACATCACCGCCACCTCGTCGGCGATCTCGGCGATCACCCCCAGGTCGTGGGTGATATAGAGAATCGCCATGCCGAACTGTTCCTGCAGGTGCTCCATCAGGTCCAGGATCTGCGCCTGCACCGTCACGTCCAGAGCGGTGGTCGGCTCGTCGGCGATCAGCAGCGACGGGTTGCAGGACAGCGCCATGGCGATCATCGCGCGCTGCCGCAGGCCGCCGGAGAGCTGGTGCGGATACTCCTCGACGCGCTGACTGGCGTTGCCGATGCCCACCCGCTCGATCATGTCGATCGCCAGTTGGTGGGCTTCGTTCTTGTCGTCGGTCTTGTGCAGCAGGATCGCTTCCTCGATCTGGTTGCCGATGGTGTGCACCGGCGACAGGCTGGTCATCGGCTCCTGGAAGATCATCGAGATCTCCTTGCCGCGAATCGAGCGCACCGACTGGCCGAACGGGTCGAGCTTGGTCAGGTCGACCGCATCGTGCCCCTCACGGTTGAGGACGATCTCGCCCGACTTGATCTCGCCGGGAGGCGGTACGATGCGCAGGATCGATTGTGCCGTGACGCTCTTGCCGCAGCCACTCTCGCCGATGATGCCGAGGGTCTTCTTCGGCGCCACCGAGAAGCTCACGCCGTCGACCGCCTTCAGCGTGCCCTCCTCCAGCTTGAAGTAGGTGCGCAGGTCCTTGACCTCGAGAACAGGGGTCTCCACAACAGTTATCCTTCTGTTCGATTTGCCCGTGCCATGCAGGCGAAGCAGGTTGGCGTCCGCGCGCATGTACCTAGCCCAAGTCTAACAGGAGGCTAGCAAGCCAGCCAATTTTATCCGCCCGCCGGCATAAGTCAACCACCCGAATCAGCAAACTCATCAAACTCGGCAGGAGGGCCCTACGGACTGGGGGCAGCCTCGGTGATCTCGGCGAGCCGGACACGCCGGCCCCCCTGCCGGGCGCTGCGCACCGCGGCGAAGGCCATCGCCATCGTGCCCAGGTTGTCGCGTCCGCTGCACTCCGGCTCGCGCCGCTCGGCCAGGGCGGCGAGAAACTCGTCGAGCACCGCTTCCGGCCCGGACCGCGCTGC
This window of the Spirochaetaceae bacterium genome carries:
- a CDS encoding GNAT family N-acetyltransferase, which encodes MERPDKQPEWLVDEAWDDGLRYTEEWVAPKRSFPSRRCALWAGDGDEPASTLVLLGMQVRFGALAVPVEGYAAVNTAPEQRRRGYMERLFRRSLRSAGARVSVVCLYGIADFYPRYGFVTCQRGAEWRVSLYDTRRLPAVTEGTLRTGTLSDLPAMRALYNDVHGRRPWTVARADDWDRLPRARPWRPGAEICLAARGDALTGYAVIREEAFGWRRDHLQLDEVVARDLDTARLLLAEAARRARQLDYERIVFHEPSDSAVAHAARAIGCEVVYRHYAAGGGMAALLDRARFLDELRPELARRAAAARVSEAAQLPALAALRGGVLLPGDGDLLQLAFGYERFDQVPEERRGSDPGLWEVAQAWFPGGGTRVLEEPFAHLLDDY
- a CDS encoding ABC transporter ATP-binding protein; this encodes METPVLEVKDLRTYFKLEEGTLKAVDGVSFSVAPKKTLGIIGESGCGKSVTAQSILRIVPPPGEIKSGEIVLNREGHDAVDLTKLDPFGQSVRSIRGKEISMIFQEPMTSLSPVHTIGNQIEEAILLHKTDDKNEAHQLAIDMIERVGIGNASQRVEEYPHQLSGGLRQRAMIAMALSCNPSLLIADEPTTALDVTVQAQILDLMEHLQEQFGMAILYITHDLGVIAEIADEVAVMYLGRVVEHADTREIFRNPLHPYTRLLLKSIPRMGKDSKVRLDAIKGTVPIPLDPPRECGFFSRCPDAMDGKCNADIPALIQANEAHRVRCYLHSDEIEADAEAELAGARA
- a CDS encoding Gfo/Idh/MocA family oxidoreductase translates to MKQLNVAIIGYGFMGRAHSNAYRKVNNFFDLDYRPVMKVASARQADQLDAFAANWGWQETDTDWRRVVERPDIDVVDICAPNNMHLEIASAAAAAGKIIACEKPLAMNAEEGQRLVDAVAASGKPNMVWFNYRRVPAIALARQIVDEGRIGRVFHYRSRYLQDWTISADVPLGGNTLWRLDKSVSGSGVTGDLLAHSIDTAMWMIGPIASVAATTETFIKERELQDEPGKRATVEIDDACAFLARFANGAMATFESTRYARGRKNENYFEINGEKGSIAFNLENAHELGYFTHEDEGHLRGWRTIQVWDSDHPYMEHWWVPGCSIGYEHTFINALADFLGGLASGTKTCPDFADAQATQVVCDAVLQAADERRWVDL
- a CDS encoding ABC transporter ATP-binding protein, with protein sequence MSNASNGNGSNGKRTLLEVDQLRKYFPIEKGFLRRVAGHVKAVDRINLYINEGETLGLVGESGCGKTTLGRCILRAIEPTDGSINFQFSADDESIDITQLDKKRLRAIRRHMQMIFQDPYSSLDPRMTVLDIVAEPLVSNQLAKGQELEDRVKDLMRVVGLEVKHLKRYPHAFSGGQRQRIGIARALAPRPEFIVCDEAVSALDVSIQAQILNLLQDLQAEFNLTYLFIAHDLSVIEHISDRVGVMYVGKMVELAETDDLFSNPKHPYTEALLSAVPQPDPETKMDRIILPGEVANPANPPSGCYFHPRCLYAKDECKKVEPEWQEVEPGHYAACHFAKELNLKGVQ
- a CDS encoding sugar phosphate isomerase/epimerase, which produces MDTPKISLGSWAFSFGPFESDPWSWDRFVDFSADNGYDGVEINAQAPHPNPDHYDTPAKCRELMARLADKGLGVSGYAVNGHFPDMAAAAPAIASPDQLIDALRPYLQFCTNAGIGALRMDTASPPDELDAAEYDRRFANAVQCLRAAAAAADEHGVTLMWEFEPGFWLNKPSEVVRLHDEVDHARFKLLFDTSHAYMGAVVASRHTGAAEKLAGGTAEYAAMIRDRMGHLHVIDSDGELHDDDTSTHIAFGEGYVDFPATLEALKPRLADMSWWCVDFCFNPSGPEAARAAVPYLHKLAGSL
- a CDS encoding sulfite exporter TauE/SafE family protein: MAGLIWGVALALAVGAIMGLSGAGGSILTVPILVYVVGVDAVTATAYSLFVVGVTSTVGAASYWRRGLVNVRAAVAFSIPSLVVVFFTRSVLVPAIPAQLGTVAGMAVSKDLFILVLFAVIMALAALSMIAKPRYRLSLTEPPGPAGEPRAAGSRVARVTEGTRPLTGHGVDGDGDGGSRSGPPASRSTSAAPTGTGWDGTAVPRSAGAAEAAATRDARRAGAKAEAGRATEPRTAPGQGPAGTGPTGPVKVSVPLAALEGTVIGVFTGVVGAGGGFAIVPALVVLSRLPMRVAVGTSLTIIAAKSLAGFAGDVALQGDFDWGLLLAFTALAVVGILAGSRLGRHVPGARLRPAFGWFVLVAAAGILVRELLLG